One segment of Prinia subflava isolate CZ2003 ecotype Zambia chromosome 11, Cam_Psub_1.2, whole genome shotgun sequence DNA contains the following:
- the AGTR1 gene encoding type-1 angiotensin II receptor: MIPNYSAEETVKRIHVDCPVSGRHSYIYIMVPTVYSIIFIIGIFGNSLVVIVIYCYMKLKTVASIFLLNLALADLCFLITLPLWAAYTAMEYQWPFGNCLCKLASAGISFNLYASVFLLTCLSIDRYLAIVHPVRSRVRRTIFVARATCVAIWLLAGVASLPVIIHRNIFFAENLNMTVCGFRYESNNTTLRVGLGLSKNLLGFLIPFLIILTSYTLIWKTLKKAYQIQKNKTRNDDIFKMIVAIVFFFFFSWIPHQVFTFLDVLIQLHVITDCKITDIVDTAMPFTICIAYFNNCLNPFFYVFFGKNFKKYFFQLIKYIPPNVSTHPSLTTKMSSLSYRPPENIRLHTKKTAGPFDTD, encoded by the coding sequence ATGATCCCAAATTACTCTGCTGAAGAAACTGTTAAAAGAATCCACGTGGACTGTCCTGTTTCAGGAAGACACAGCTACATCTACATTATGGTTCCGACTGTTTACAGCATCATCTTTATCATAGGCATATTCGGGAACAGCCTGGTCGTTATCGTCATTTACTGctacatgaaattaaaaacagtAGCCAGCATCTTTCTTCTCAACCTGGCGCTGGCCGACCTGTGTTTCCTGATAACTCTGCCCCTCTGGGCGGCCTACACGGCCATGGAGTACCAGTGGCCTTTTGGCAACTGCTTGTGCAAGCTGGCCTCGGCGGGGATCAGTTTCAACCTGTACGCCAGCGTGTTCCTGCTGACGTGCCTGAGCATCGACCGCTACCTGGCCATCGTGCACCCGGTGCGCTCGCGGGTGCGCCGCACCATCTTCGTGGCCCGCGCCACCTGCGTGGCCATCTGGCTGCTGGCCGGCGTGGCCAGCCTGCCCGTCATCATCCACCGCAACATCTTCTTTGCAGAGAACCTCAACATGACGGTCTGCGGCTTTCGCTACGAGAGCAATAACACCACGCTCCGGGTCGGGTTGGGCTTGTCCAAAAATCTGCTGGGCTTTTTGATTCCTTTCCTGATCATATTAACAAGCTACACCTTAATTTGGAAGACTCTGAAGAAGGCGTATCAAATTCAAAAAAATAAGACTAGAAATGATGATATTTTTAAGATGATTGTGgcaattgtatttttctttttcttttcctggattCCTCATCAAGTGTTCACTTTTTTGGATGTGTTGATTCAACTACATGTAATAACAGATTGCAAAATCACCGATATTGTGGATACAGCTATGCCCTTCACCATCTGTATCGCTTACTTTAACAACTGTCTGAATCcctttttttatgttttttttggaaagaactttaaaaaatacttctttcagCTAATAAAATACATCCCACCAAACGTCAGCACACATCCAAGCTTAACAACCAAAATGAGCTCCCTCTCCTATCGGCCACCAGAAAATATCCGCTTGCACACCAAAAAGACTGCCGGGCCTTTCGATACCGACTGA